A portion of the Sulfuricurvum kujiense DSM 16994 genome contains these proteins:
- a CDS encoding Fur family transcriptional regulator gives MNAYTDFTERTVEYNKLLSDFKQLLKENGLKFTIQREVILEMLYNSDEHLTPEGLHHLIQEKHPELGTGIATVYRTLSLLEDSEMVTSLSFGAQGKKYELGAKDHHDHIICTSCGNITEFVDEEIERRQKEITEALGFVMQEHSMQIYGICKNCQTDSKK, from the coding sequence ATGAATGCATATACCGATTTTACGGAACGAACCGTCGAATACAATAAGCTTTTAAGCGATTTCAAACAATTGCTGAAAGAGAACGGACTAAAATTCACGATTCAGCGTGAAGTCATTTTGGAGATGCTCTATAATTCCGACGAGCATTTAACCCCGGAAGGGCTGCATCATCTGATTCAGGAGAAACATCCTGAATTGGGAACGGGGATCGCAACCGTTTACCGTACCCTCTCTTTGCTTGAAGATTCGGAGATGGTTACCTCTCTCTCTTTCGGTGCGCAAGGAAAAAAATACGAACTCGGTGCCAAGGATCATCATGACCACATCATCTGTACTTCGTGCGGGAACATCACGGAATTCGTCGATGAAGAGATCGAACGTCGTCAAAAAGAGATCACCGAAGCCCTTGGATTCGTGATGCAGGAGCACTCTATGCAAATTTACGGCATCTGTAAAAACTGCCAAACCGATTCTAAAAAATAA
- a CDS encoding CvpA family protein — protein sequence MDLNYFDLVVGSVILLLGLKGLLNGLSKEVFGLVGIVGGVFVASHLGGIIGKFLSDVLFHFESSAAINLVGFIFALGIFWLLMVALGSGFKKLTSLSGLGPLDRVLGFVLGSSKFFFIVSIIVYALFSVTAIRENFEGKMADSFFYKPMFATGNFILHIETDDIKSLISDENATDTNSSDKDH from the coding sequence ATGGATTTGAATTATTTTGATCTTGTTGTCGGATCGGTAATCCTGCTACTGGGGCTAAAAGGACTTTTAAACGGTTTGTCAAAAGAAGTTTTCGGGCTTGTCGGAATCGTCGGAGGCGTTTTTGTCGCATCTCATTTGGGCGGGATTATCGGCAAGTTTCTGAGTGATGTCCTTTTTCATTTTGAAAGTTCGGCGGCCATTAATCTAGTCGGATTTATTTTCGCCCTGGGTATATTCTGGCTCTTAATGGTCGCACTCGGATCAGGATTTAAAAAGCTTACCAGCTTAAGCGGTTTGGGCCCCTTGGACAGAGTATTGGGATTTGTATTGGGGAGCAGCAAGTTTTTCTTTATTGTCTCTATCATAGTCTATGCCCTCTTCAGCGTCACGGCAATCCGTGAAAACTTTGAGGGGAAAATGGCTGACAGCTTTTTTTATAAACCGATGTTTGCGACGGGGAATTTCATTTTGCATATTGAAACCGATGATATTAAATCATTGATCAGTGATGAAAATGCAACCGATACCAACAGCTCGGATAAGGATCATTAA